One region of Faecalibacter bovis genomic DNA includes:
- a CDS encoding DUF4625 domain-containing protein, with the protein MNSFFKTIILAATPILLLSSCSSDDDKLDTEKPKIVLGKPTDHQSYELGSTIEVQAILSDNVELGSYKINIHSDGDGHEHRSTTTNWDFSDTGVIEGNKEYVLNKTIQIPAGDITEGHYHLGIMVIDKAGNETESYIEIVVGEDHHH; encoded by the coding sequence ATGAATTCATTTTTCAAAACAATAATATTAGCTGCAACTCCTATTTTATTATTATCATCATGCTCTTCTGACGATGATAAATTAGATACTGAAAAACCAAAAATCGTATTAGGAAAACCAACAGATCACCAATCATACGAATTAGGTTCGACAATAGAAGTTCAAGCAATTTTATCTGATAATGTTGAATTAGGATCGTACAAAATCAATATTCATTCAGATGGTGATGGACATGAACACAGATCAACGACAACAAATTGGGATTTTTCTGATACTGGAGTTATCGAAGGAAATAAAGAATATGTTTTAAACAAAACAATTCAAATTCCAGCTGGTGATATTACTGAAGGTCATTACCATTTAGGGATTATGGTAATTGACAAGGCTGGTAACGAAACAGAATCATACATCGAAATCGTTGTAGGAGAAGATCACCACCATTAA
- a CDS encoding fumarate reductase/succinate dehydrogenase flavoprotein subunit → MSILNSKIPTGDIANQWSEHKAHLNLVAPNNRDKIDVIVVGTGLAGGSAAATLAELGYKVKAFCYQDSPRRAHSIAAQGGVNAAKNYKGDNDSIYRLFYDTIKGGDYRARESNVYRLAEVSGNIIDQCVMQGVPFAREYGGLLDNRSFGGVQVSRTFYAKGQTGQQLLLGAYSAMNHQIHLGKIEMYNRHEMLDIVLVDGKARGIIARNMVTGEVERHSAHAVVIATGGYGNVYFLSSNAMGSNVTSAWKIHKKGALFANPCYVQIHPTCIPIHGTNQSKLTLMSESLRNSGRIWVPKKKEDAEAIRAGKLKAVDIKEEDRDYYLERRYPAFGNLVPRDVASRAAKERCDAGYGIEANETGEGVYLDFTDEIKKKGKEVAFANGESNPSEARIEELGKKWIEEKYGNLFQMYWKITDENPYENPMRIYPAIHYTMGGVWVDYNLMSTIPGCFVAGEANFSDHGANRLGASALMQGLADGYFVLPYTIADYLSADIRTGKIPTNTPEFDEAEKSVKDQLNFFINNKGTKSVDHFHKRLGMIMWNKVGMARNKQGLNEAIAEIATLREEFYRDVMVPGSADELNTELEKAMRVADFLELGQLMAIDALHRNESCGGHFREDFQTEEGEAMRDDENFAYVAAWEYKGADINQEVLHKEMLEFKFIELKARSYK, encoded by the coding sequence ATGAGTATTTTAAATTCTAAAATTCCAACAGGAGATATCGCAAATCAATGGAGCGAGCACAAAGCTCACTTAAATTTAGTAGCTCCAAATAACCGTGATAAAATTGATGTTATTGTAGTTGGTACAGGTTTAGCTGGAGGTTCAGCTGCTGCTACTTTAGCAGAGTTAGGATACAAAGTTAAAGCATTTTGTTACCAAGATTCACCTCGTCGTGCACACTCTATTGCTGCACAAGGTGGTGTAAATGCTGCTAAAAATTATAAAGGAGATAATGACTCTATCTACCGTTTATTCTACGATACTATTAAAGGTGGTGATTACCGTGCTCGTGAGTCTAACGTTTATCGTTTAGCTGAGGTTTCTGGTAATATTATCGACCAATGTGTTATGCAAGGGGTTCCTTTTGCACGTGAATACGGTGGTTTATTAGATAACCGTTCTTTTGGTGGGGTACAGGTTTCTCGTACTTTCTATGCAAAAGGACAAACAGGTCAACAATTATTATTAGGTGCATATTCAGCAATGAATCACCAAATCCACTTAGGTAAAATCGAGATGTACAACCGTCACGAAATGTTGGATATTGTACTTGTTGATGGTAAAGCTCGTGGAATTATCGCTCGTAACATGGTTACTGGTGAAGTTGAAAGACATTCAGCTCACGCAGTAGTTATTGCTACAGGTGGTTACGGTAACGTTTACTTCTTATCATCTAACGCGATGGGATCAAACGTAACTTCAGCTTGGAAAATTCACAAAAAAGGTGCTTTATTCGCGAACCCATGTTACGTTCAAATTCACCCAACTTGTATTCCAATCCACGGAACAAATCAATCAAAATTAACTTTAATGTCAGAATCTTTACGTAACTCAGGACGTATCTGGGTTCCTAAAAAGAAAGAAGATGCTGAAGCTATCCGTGCAGGAAAGTTAAAAGCTGTTGATATTAAAGAAGAAGATAGAGATTACTATTTAGAGCGTCGTTACCCTGCATTCGGTAACTTAGTTCCTCGTGACGTTGCTTCTCGTGCTGCGAAAGAGCGTTGTGATGCTGGTTACGGAATTGAAGCGAATGAAACAGGTGAAGGAGTTTACTTAGACTTTACTGACGAAATCAAGAAAAAAGGTAAAGAGGTTGCTTTTGCTAACGGTGAGTCTAACCCATCTGAAGCTCGTATCGAAGAATTAGGTAAAAAATGGATTGAGGAGAAATACGGTAACTTATTCCAAATGTACTGGAAAATTACTGATGAGAATCCTTACGAAAATCCAATGCGTATTTATCCAGCGATTCACTACACAATGGGTGGTGTATGGGTAGATTACAACTTAATGTCTACAATTCCTGGATGTTTCGTAGCTGGAGAAGCTAACTTCTCTGATCACGGAGCTAACCGTTTAGGTGCATCTGCATTAATGCAAGGTTTAGCTGATGGTTACTTTGTATTACCTTACACAATCGCTGATTACTTATCTGCTGATATCCGTACAGGTAAAATCCCTACAAATACTCCTGAGTTTGATGAAGCTGAGAAATCTGTTAAAGATCAATTAAATTTCTTCATTAACAATAAAGGTACGAAGTCTGTAGATCACTTCCACAAACGTTTAGGTATGATTATGTGGAATAAAGTTGGTATGGCTCGTAACAAACAAGGTTTAAATGAAGCGATTGCTGAAATTGCTACTTTACGTGAAGAATTCTACAGAGATGTAATGGTTCCAGGTTCTGCTGACGAATTAAATACTGAGTTAGAAAAAGCTATGCGTGTTGCTGACTTCTTAGAGTTAGGTCAATTAATGGCAATTGATGCATTACACCGTAACGAATCTTGTGGTGGACACTTCCGTGAGGATTTCCAAACTGAAGAAGGTGAGGCTATGCGTGATGACGAAAACTTCGCTTACGTTGCTGCTTGGGAATACAAAGGTGCTGACATCAACCAAGAGGTGTTACACAAGGAAATGTTAGAATTCAAATTTATTGAGTTAAAAGCTCGTAGTTATAAATAA
- a CDS encoding TonB-dependent receptor: MSFYLKSAVIAAIMCSNANAQHTILGQVIDQNQKPIPFVTVEFNNEAHQTDASGKFYVTNLVNGKYELFINEQGYSPIQKEIIINQSLNLQFVLMHDHSYSLNQVDVIAHKHDFTTGNSEHVDQKYVRENYAGSLAKSLENMAGVNASGIGSAASKPIIRGLGFNRLLVSENGIKQEGQQWGADHGLEIDALNIEEVEVIKGPATLEYGNEAIAGVIRIKNNQVPAKNSSKTNLGLMYQSVNDNYITSINHQTRGDKFFYKLKGTYSDFADYRTTTDKIRYLDRWMPIYNNRVKNTAGKEMNVQGQIGYIDQQFRSILTVSNVNQKIGFFPGSHGVPSLDRLLHDGNYRNVDFPHQKVNHFKVINENEFKIDAKNLIKFNFGYQNNHRQEISAFHTHYSNQQAPLVNPDLELDFKLATYDSQIKFEHTHNQNFKTIIGGQSQIQVNRIAGYNYLLPQYDRNIYSGYLIEEYQRAKTWKVTAGIRFDYADFDSKGYFDETLYDYLIGKDYAPAISNFYAERSQDISRSFSNWNGMIGATFQPNDFWDFNLNIGTNFRLPTAIELGSNGIHHGSFRHERGDSTLDSEKGYAFDFKATYHKNNWDIAVSPYAYYFSNYIFLKPSGQFSILPHGGQIYQYTQSKALLTGFEVNVQKRFTDNLDAQVIYEYVYNRQLTEDNELGNFLPFTPPNTLFSKVNYRIDQPISIFDDFEFNVSGRYAFEQSNIAQNEDVTKDYFLLGAGIKTNILINNFKATLTVQGSNLLNKKYYNHTSFYRALQLPEQARNIQVMLSIPFGK; encoded by the coding sequence ATGTCATTTTATTTAAAAAGTGCTGTAATTGCTGCAATTATGTGTAGTAATGCAAACGCTCAACATACTATTTTAGGTCAAGTTATTGATCAAAATCAAAAACCAATTCCATTTGTAACAGTCGAATTTAATAATGAAGCTCATCAAACAGATGCTTCAGGAAAATTCTATGTAACAAACTTAGTTAATGGAAAATATGAATTGTTTATTAATGAACAAGGGTACTCTCCTATTCAAAAAGAAATTATCATAAATCAATCACTTAATTTACAATTTGTATTGATGCATGATCATAGTTATTCATTAAATCAGGTTGATGTGATTGCGCATAAACACGATTTTACAACTGGAAACTCTGAACATGTTGATCAAAAATATGTGCGAGAAAATTATGCTGGTTCTTTGGCTAAATCTTTAGAAAATATGGCTGGCGTGAATGCTTCTGGAATTGGATCTGCAGCTTCTAAACCAATAATCAGAGGATTAGGATTTAATCGATTATTAGTTTCAGAAAATGGAATAAAACAAGAAGGACAACAATGGGGAGCTGATCATGGTTTAGAAATTGATGCGTTAAATATTGAAGAAGTTGAGGTAATTAAAGGACCTGCAACATTGGAATATGGAAACGAAGCTATTGCCGGAGTTATTCGTATTAAAAACAATCAAGTTCCTGCTAAAAATAGTTCGAAAACGAATCTAGGTTTAATGTATCAATCAGTAAATGATAATTACATCACTTCTATCAATCATCAAACTCGTGGCGATAAATTCTTTTATAAATTAAAAGGTACTTATAGTGACTTTGCTGATTACAGAACAACAACAGATAAAATTAGATACCTGGATCGTTGGATGCCGATTTACAATAATCGTGTAAAAAATACAGCTGGTAAAGAAATGAATGTTCAAGGTCAAATTGGTTATATTGATCAACAGTTCCGAAGTATTTTAACGGTTTCTAATGTAAATCAAAAAATAGGATTTTTCCCAGGTTCGCATGGAGTTCCTTCATTGGATAGACTTTTACACGATGGAAATTACAGAAACGTTGATTTTCCGCATCAAAAAGTGAATCATTTCAAAGTTATTAACGAAAATGAATTTAAAATTGATGCTAAGAATTTAATCAAATTCAACTTTGGATATCAAAATAATCATCGTCAAGAAATTAGTGCATTCCATACACATTATAGCAATCAACAAGCACCCTTAGTTAATCCTGATTTAGAATTAGATTTTAAATTAGCAACCTATGATTCGCAAATAAAATTTGAACATACACACAATCAAAATTTTAAAACCATTATTGGTGGTCAATCGCAAATACAGGTAAACCGAATTGCTGGTTACAATTATCTTTTGCCACAATATGATAGAAATATTTACAGTGGATATTTAATTGAAGAATACCAAAGAGCTAAAACGTGGAAAGTAACTGCTGGAATACGTTTTGACTATGCTGATTTTGATTCAAAAGGTTATTTTGATGAAACATTATATGATTATTTGATCGGAAAAGATTACGCACCTGCAATTTCTAATTTTTATGCAGAAAGAAGCCAAGATATTTCACGTTCATTTTCGAATTGGAATGGAATGATTGGTGCTACGTTTCAGCCTAATGATTTTTGGGATTTTAATTTAAACATTGGAACTAATTTCCGCTTACCAACTGCAATTGAATTAGGATCTAACGGAATTCATCATGGATCATTTAGACACGAACGCGGAGATTCAACATTAGATTCAGAAAAAGGATACGCATTTGATTTTAAAGCAACTTACCATAAAAATAATTGGGATATTGCCGTAAGTCCGTATGCTTATTATTTTAGCAACTATATATTTTTGAAACCTTCTGGGCAATTTTCAATATTACCACACGGAGGTCAAATTTACCAATACACACAAAGCAAAGCTTTACTTACAGGTTTTGAAGTCAATGTACAAAAGCGTTTCACAGATAATTTGGATGCACAAGTTATTTATGAATATGTTTACAATCGTCAGTTAACAGAAGATAATGAATTAGGTAATTTCTTACCTTTTACACCACCAAATACATTATTTTCTAAAGTAAATTATCGAATTGATCAACCGATTTCAATTTTTGATGATTTCGAATTTAATGTTTCTGGACGTTATGCTTTCGAACAAAGTAACATTGCACAAAACGAAGACGTTACAAAAGACTATTTCTTACTGGGCGCAGGTATAAAAACTAACATTTTAATCAATAATTTTAAAGCAACTTTAACTGTACAAGGTTCTAATTTATTGAACAAAAAATATTACAATCATACAAGCTTTTACCGCGCTTTACAATTACCCGAACAAGCAAGAAATATTCAAGTAATGTTAAGTATTCCATTCGGTAAATAA
- a CDS encoding succinate dehydrogenase cytochrome b subunit, producing MANESLLKSSIGKKFAMALSALFLIVFLLQHLVINLLSMVYPDGFNEVSAFMSANPIVQFVMQPILLIGVVYHFIMGFVLEIQNKKARGPVAYAKYNGAANSTWMSRNMIISGGVILLFLLVHLWQFWVPTINAHYVNVDPNFGQGNYFMDHVNHVFTSAVTLVLYVVAFVFLSLHLQHGFASAFQSIGARHPKYTPCLVAFGKWYSILVPALFIVIAVYHFVNNLS from the coding sequence ATGGCAAATGAATCATTACTAAAATCATCTATTGGTAAGAAGTTCGCTATGGCTTTGTCAGCCTTATTCTTAATAGTGTTCTTATTACAGCATTTAGTGATAAACTTATTATCTATGGTTTATCCAGATGGGTTCAATGAAGTTTCGGCTTTCATGAGTGCTAACCCAATTGTACAATTTGTTATGCAACCAATTTTATTAATAGGTGTGGTTTACCACTTTATTATGGGGTTTGTATTAGAAATTCAAAACAAAAAAGCTCGTGGTCCTGTAGCATATGCTAAGTACAACGGTGCTGCTAACTCAACTTGGATGTCAAGAAATATGATTATTTCAGGTGGTGTTATCTTATTATTCTTATTAGTTCACTTATGGCAATTCTGGGTTCCAACAATCAACGCTCACTACGTTAATGTTGATCCTAATTTTGGTCAAGGTAACTACTTTATGGATCACGTAAACCACGTATTTACTTCTGCTGTAACATTAGTATTATATGTAGTGGCTTTCGTATTCTTATCATTACACTTACAACATGGTTTTGCTTCTGCTTTCCAATCTATTGGAGCGCGTCACCCAAAATATACTCCATGTTTAGTTGCTTTCGGAAAATGGTATTCAATTTTAGTTCCTGCTTTATTTATCGTAATTGCAGTTTACCATTTTGTTAATAACTTATCATAA
- a CDS encoding formyltransferase family protein has protein sequence MSQPQIAVITYNTPHRKTQDVLHGLKAKGYENVKVYALPFVQRENPFKPIYQHRPSKAISVDIDVYSKNFGYQFETTTADTLNQQLLNVKANFVIIAGAGLLPDELVETHKIINTHPGFLPKTRGLDSLKWAIVKGVEIGVTTHFVDTEADAGFLIEQQLVPVYSNDTFHSVAQRQYEIEIEMLVNSIEVIPTLNDFPSLSTTEFEATRRMPKAIEENLMSSFDQYKEQFQID, from the coding sequence ATGTCTCAACCACAAATTGCTGTTATAACTTACAATACACCTCATCGTAAAACTCAAGATGTTTTACATGGATTAAAAGCAAAAGGCTATGAAAATGTAAAAGTCTATGCCTTACCATTCGTTCAGCGCGAAAATCCTTTTAAACCAATTTACCAACATCGACCAAGTAAAGCGATAAGTGTAGATATAGATGTATATTCTAAAAATTTTGGCTATCAATTTGAAACCACAACAGCTGATACATTAAACCAACAATTATTAAATGTTAAAGCCAATTTTGTAATAATTGCAGGAGCTGGTTTATTACCTGACGAATTGGTAGAAACGCATAAAATAATCAATACTCATCCCGGTTTTTTACCTAAAACTCGTGGATTAGATTCATTAAAATGGGCTATTGTTAAAGGAGTAGAAATTGGAGTTACGACACATTTTGTAGATACTGAAGCTGATGCAGGATTTTTAATAGAACAACAATTAGTTCCTGTATATAGTAACGATACATTTCATTCGGTTGCGCAGCGTCAGTACGAAATTGAAATTGAAATGTTAGTGAATTCAATTGAAGTTATTCCAACATTAAACGACTTCCCTTCGCTTTCAACTACTGAATTTGAAGCAACTCGCAGAATGCCAAAAGCGATTGAAGAAAATTTAATGAGTTCTTTCGATCAATACAAAGAGCAATTCCAAATAGATTAA
- a CDS encoding RNA polymerase sigma factor, protein MSEKANKFTELIENNQGIIHKICRIYTDDEFSHEDLFQEIVLQLWRSFDSFKGNSKFSTWMYRVSLNTAIVLIRKKNRTIEVSTLENQLFNIKSEDADIETEERLQLLYAAIKMLNDVERALVLLYLEDLPYKEIADTLGISEVNARVKMNRAKTRLKELITKMEQ, encoded by the coding sequence TTGTCGGAAAAAGCCAACAAATTCACTGAATTAATAGAGAATAATCAAGGGATAATTCACAAAATCTGTCGTATTTATACAGATGATGAATTTTCGCACGAGGATTTATTTCAGGAAATTGTACTTCAACTTTGGCGATCATTTGATAGTTTCAAAGGAAATTCAAAATTTTCCACATGGATGTATCGTGTTAGTCTAAATACAGCTATTGTATTAATTCGAAAAAAGAATCGAACAATAGAAGTTTCAACGCTTGAAAATCAACTTTTTAATATCAAATCTGAAGATGCTGACATAGAAACCGAAGAGAGACTCCAGTTACTTTATGCAGCTATCAAAATGTTAAATGATGTTGAAAGAGCTTTAGTCCTCCTCTATTTAGAAGATTTACCTTACAAAGAAATTGCTGATACGTTAGGAATTTCAGAAGTAAATGCACGCGTAAAAATGAATAGAGCAAAAACTAGATTAAAAGAATTAATTACAAAAATGGAACAATAA
- a CDS encoding BadF/BadG/BcrA/BcrD ATPase family protein — protein MIIIADSGSTKTDWVVLDNEQQEVFRTNTIGFNPYFVTSVDITTEIAKNEELANIATNVKQVYFYGAGTSTEANREIVRIGLNGLFTNAEFVVDHDLLAACYATYMGKPAMVCILGTGSNSCYFDGKVMREETKSLAYILGDEGSGNDLGKRVLRAYFTKKMPPHLAKAFDDYYKLNVEELNKNVYQNKFANAYLASFNKFVVEHKDDPFIQKIIYDAMTGFIEYQILPYEEARNSELNFIGSIAHIYEPIIRSVAAQYHLTVGHIIRKPIDNLVEYHKNYLINA, from the coding sequence ATGATAATTATTGCAGATAGTGGTTCTACTAAAACAGATTGGGTTGTTTTAGATAATGAACAACAAGAAGTTTTCAGAACTAATACAATTGGTTTTAATCCCTATTTCGTTACAAGCGTAGACATAACTACTGAAATTGCTAAAAACGAAGAATTAGCAAATATTGCAACAAATGTAAAACAAGTATATTTTTACGGTGCTGGAACTTCAACTGAAGCAAACCGAGAAATTGTGCGAATCGGTTTAAATGGTTTATTTACAAATGCAGAATTTGTTGTAGATCACGATTTATTAGCAGCTTGTTACGCTACTTACATGGGAAAACCTGCAATGGTTTGTATCTTAGGAACAGGTTCTAATTCTTGTTACTTTGATGGAAAAGTAATGCGAGAAGAAACTAAATCTTTAGCTTATATTTTGGGTGATGAAGGTTCTGGAAACGATTTGGGTAAACGTGTTTTAAGAGCATATTTCACAAAAAAAATGCCTCCGCATTTAGCTAAAGCTTTTGATGATTATTACAAATTAAATGTAGAAGAATTAAATAAAAACGTTTATCAGAACAAATTTGCAAATGCATATTTAGCTTCTTTCAATAAATTTGTTGTTGAACATAAAGACGATCCATTCATCCAAAAAATCATTTATGATGCAATGACTGGTTTTATAGAATATCAAATATTACCTTACGAAGAAGCTCGAAATTCTGAGTTAAACTTCATCGGATCTATTGCACATATATACGAGCCAATCATCCGTTCAGTTGCAGCACAATATCACTTAACAGTTGGACATATCATTCGTAAACCGATTGATAATTTAGTTGAATATCATAAAAACTATTTAATTAACGCTTAA
- a CDS encoding NADPH-dependent FMN reductase, with protein sequence MNTIAFAGSNSSTSINKQLVTYAVQLYGNAQILDFNDYNIPTYDIDIEKKEGFSIDVNKFYSAIQDSSILLISFSEHNASITAVFKSYMDWCSRINPKFMTDKKIFAMSTSPGGYGGRNALEAGIKLVEKFGGTVLEEFALPKFNENFKEGKITDETLDQELKTKMNSFQEKVLK encoded by the coding sequence ATGAATACAATCGCATTTGCTGGAAGCAACAGTTCTACTTCAATTAACAAACAACTTGTAACATACGCTGTACAGCTTTATGGAAACGCTCAAATATTAGATTTTAACGATTATAATATTCCAACCTACGACATTGATATTGAAAAAAAAGAAGGATTTTCTATTGATGTCAATAAATTTTATAGCGCAATACAGGATTCTAGCATTTTATTAATCTCATTTTCTGAACATAATGCATCTATAACAGCCGTTTTTAAAAGTTATATGGATTGGTGTTCGAGAATTAATCCAAAATTCATGACCGATAAAAAAATATTCGCCATGAGTACTTCTCCTGGTGGTTACGGTGGAAGAAACGCGTTAGAGGCTGGAATAAAATTAGTTGAAAAATTTGGTGGAACTGTTTTAGAAGAATTTGCTTTACCTAAATTCAATGAAAATTTTAAAGAAGGTAAAATCACTGATGAAACTTTAGATCAAGAATTGAAAACTAAAATGAACTCATTTCAAGAAAAAGTTTTAAAATAA
- a CDS encoding SRPBCC family protein: MKLLSTHSYYYIPIIIGAILLTIGVKFIESYGIAIFLILPFFIGAITTILFKKKRPEIYTLSKSVFSAFINILVISLAILLVGIEGLICIVMASPILLLFVFIGAAIAHTYVDRIKNTNAVIIFFTTAILGFSFSEREKTPSLSEVKTSIIINAPIETVWENVVVFPQLDEPTELLFKAGIAYPINATIEGEGVGAIRYCNFTTGSFVEPITTWNAPTHLAFDVLEQPEPMKEISYWDFDAAHLHDYFVSKNGEFRLKKIDENTTELTGTTWYTHKIYPEFYWRIWSDEIIHLIHNRVLTHIKKEAEK, from the coding sequence ATGAAATTACTTTCTACACATTCTTATTACTATATCCCAATTATAATTGGAGCAATTTTATTAACAATCGGCGTAAAATTTATAGAATCTTACGGAATAGCAATTTTTCTAATTTTACCTTTTTTTATAGGCGCGATTACAACAATTTTATTCAAGAAGAAACGACCAGAAATCTATACATTATCAAAATCCGTTTTTTCTGCTTTTATAAATATCCTTGTCATTTCTTTGGCTATTTTGCTTGTTGGTATTGAAGGTTTAATCTGTATTGTTATGGCTAGTCCAATTCTCTTACTTTTTGTATTTATTGGTGCCGCAATTGCGCATACTTATGTAGATAGAATTAAAAATACGAACGCTGTTATTATCTTTTTTACTACAGCTATTTTAGGATTTTCTTTTTCTGAAAGAGAGAAAACACCAAGTTTATCAGAGGTTAAAACTTCTATTATTATTAATGCTCCTATAGAAACTGTTTGGGAAAATGTAGTTGTATTTCCGCAATTAGATGAACCAACTGAACTTTTATTTAAAGCTGGGATTGCTTATCCTATAAATGCTACAATAGAAGGTGAAGGTGTTGGCGCAATTAGGTATTGTAATTTTACCACAGGTAGTTTTGTAGAACCAATTACTACATGGAACGCTCCTACTCATCTTGCTTTTGATGTACTTGAACAACCTGAACCAATGAAAGAAATTTCGTATTGGGATTTTGACGCAGCACATTTACACGACTATTTTGTGTCTAAAAATGGTGAATTTAGATTAAAAAAGATTGACGAAAACACAACAGAATTAACCGGAACAACTTGGTATACACATAAAATTTATCCAGAATTTTATTGGCGTATTTGGAGCGACGAAATTATTCATTTAATTCATAACCGAGTTTTAACGCACATTAAAAAAGAAGCTGAAAAATAA